Proteins encoded within one genomic window of Candidatus Binatia bacterium:
- the purE-1 gene encoding N5-carboxyaminoimidazole ribonucleotide mutase: MAKKSKKKGERPRVAILMGSDSDWDVMSAAAAKLDEFGVPYEVRVTSAHRSPARTIAYVAQAHSRGIEVFVAGAGAAAHLAGVVAAHTTLPVIGVPLESGSLGGLDALLSTVQMPAGVPVATVAIGKAGAENAAILATQILALGEPRLAAKLEEHKRALADKVEAKNERLQQERGLA, encoded by the coding sequence ATGGCGAAGAAGAGCAAGAAAAAAGGCGAACGACCGCGGGTTGCGATTCTCATGGGCAGCGACTCCGACTGGGACGTCATGTCCGCTGCCGCCGCGAAGCTCGACGAGTTCGGAGTTCCTTACGAGGTCCGCGTCACGTCGGCGCACCGCTCGCCGGCGCGTACGATCGCCTACGTCGCGCAGGCGCACTCCCGCGGCATCGAGGTGTTCGTCGCGGGAGCGGGAGCTGCCGCCCACCTCGCCGGAGTGGTCGCGGCGCACACGACGCTGCCCGTGATCGGTGTTCCGCTCGAGAGCGGTTCGCTCGGTGGCCTCGACGCGCTTCTCTCGACGGTGCAGATGCCGGCCGGTGTGCCCGTGGCGACCGTGGCGATCGGAAAAGCCGGGGCCGAAAATGCCGCGATCCTCGCCACCCAGATCCTCGCCCTAGGGGAGCCGAGACTCGCCGCCAAACTCGAGGAGCACAAGCGGGCGTTGGCCGACAAGGTGGAGGCCAAAAACGAGCGCCTCCAGCAGGAACGTGGACTCGCCTGA